In Tenebrio molitor chromosome 8, icTenMoli1.1, whole genome shotgun sequence, a genomic segment contains:
- the LOC138136660 gene encoding B1 protein-like, with product MKLLLCLVLVALVAATYAETPREKLKQHSDACKAESGVSEESLNKVRNREEVDDPKLKEHAFCILKRAGFIDASGEFQLDHIKTKFKENSEHPDKVDALVAKCAVKKDTPQHSSADFFKCVHDNRS from the exons ATGAAGCTCCTCCTCTGTCTTGTCCTCGTTGCCTTGGTCGCCGCGACCTAC GCCGAAACACCTCGTGAGAAGTTGAAGCAGCACAGCGACGCCTGCAAGGCTGAGTCTGGAGTATCCGAAGAGTCCCTCAACAAGGTTCGCAACCGTGAAGAAGTGGACGACCCCAAACTGAAAGAGCACGCTTTCTGCATCCTGAAGAGAGCCGGATTCATCGACGCCAGTGGTGAATTCCAACTGGACCACATTAAGACGAAATTCAAGGAAAACTCTGAGCATCCGGACAAGGTCGATGCCTTGGTTGCCAAATGTGCGGTCAAGAAGGACACTCCTCAGCACTCCTCAGCCGACTTCTTTAAGTGCGTTCACGATAACAGGTCGTAA